GGGGTTAATACATTGCCAAGGCCATAAGCAAAACGGGCCTCGAACTGAAAGTTTCCTACAGCCGTTTTTTGTAAATATCCCAGTCCAAAAGCCAGTCCGTATTGTAAGCGGTTGGGTATAAGTTTAGTTTGGTTCGTATTGGCAGTTTCTGGCAAAAGAAGGCTATCGCGTTTAGAAATAAGAAAGGAAATGTAAGGGCCCAGGTTTAACAAAAATGCCCCGTTTTTCTTCCCGATTTGGATGTGCGTAAATACCGGTACTTCCAGGTAGTTAAATCGCCGCGAATCGCCATTTTCGGATAAAGTCCAGCCGGCTTGCAGGTAATTTAATTCCACCTGAATGCCGGCATATGGTTGCGCAAAATGATTTAAAATTAGCCCTGCGGTAATTGATCTAGTAAAGTCTTGGTTGATAGGAGGGGAGAAGCTGATTTGTGAAAGATTGTAGCCTGCTTTAAACCCTACAGAAGTAGAAGGAATAAACTTTTTTTGAATAACTACGGTGTCCTGGATTTGAGCCGCCGACTCGTTTTTTAAAAAAGCAGTTAAAAGAATTAGTACGAACCAACACTTCTTACAAATCAGCAACAGACGAAATACATGAACCATGAGGAACCTTTAATTTTTTAAAGATGCACAAAAATAAAAATGCCTAAGGTGGTCTTAGGCATTTTTTTTAAAATTCTTAAAAATGTTTCTGAATTATAATTCTTTAATTTTTACGTTCCGGAAGTAGATCGGTGCCCCGGCGTGCTTGCCTTGCAAACCCACGTAACCTTTCAGAGGCAAAGTAGCTAATGGTTTGTTCAACCAGGCCGGAATATCAGAACCATCAGGGTTTTTCTTAGCATCGGTCCACTGGTTCATGTCGATTTCGTTTACCAGTTCACCGTTCAAGATTACCCAGATTTTTTTGCCTTTGCAGGTAACGGTATAGTGGTTCCATTCACCGGGCTTTTTTACGTTGCTTTTCTTAGGAGCCAAACGGCCAAAAATGGCGCCGCACTGCCAAGTTTTTGGAGCTTTCGACCATTCTTCGCTGTAGTCGTCGGCAATCTGAATTTCAACACTGTTGGGTATCCAGTTTTCGATATCGCTGGCGTGTACTACTACGCCGCTGTTGGTACCATTGGCGGTTTTAAATTCCAGGTCCAGAATAAAATCGTTGTATTCTTTATTCGACCAGATGCTGTTATCCTCAGTAGCCGTTAACACCCCGTTTTCAAATGACCAAACATTATCGGGCTTAATGGCATTGGTTAAATCCGGTTGAAACAAATCGCGCCAACCGGCTTTTTTGGTGTTGGGGTGGGTTTTAGTGCCTTCCTGGGCTTGCGCAAAAAAGAAAATATTTAAAAAAAATAAAACGGAAATTAGCTTTTTCATTAGGTGGTAATCTTTGAATAAAATGTAAAGAGATATTCATCTAAAACCTTAAGGCCAAGAACCAAATTTTAGATGGTGTTACAAAAAGAAAGCATGAAAGAATATTGCTTTCTTTCATGCTTTCTGATAATCAGGTTAATACAAAACTGAATTAGTTATTTGGATCATCGGGGTTTTTAACGGCAGCTTTCGAAGCTGATTCGTTGCTACCACCATCCAAAGAGTTAATCCAGGCGGCAATTTTTAAGGCATCACCCCGCGAAACTTGCGGCATAGGCGGCATTTCGGTGGCGTACTCCGGCCAGTTTTGTGGCTCTGGATTGTGAATTAACTTCACGATGCGCTCGTTGGTATATTTGCGTTTCGCTACATCTTTATAAGCCGGACCAACCTGGCGTTTATCAGGGTTATGGCAAGCCAAGCAGTTGTTTTTCTGTAAAATAGGCTTAATCTGGTCGTAGGTAAGTACTTGCTGAGCAGGCACACTGCCTTTGGCAACAATACCGGTACCTTTGGCACTGCCTTTTGCTCCACCTTTAGCGGCGGTTTTGTTATTGTTTTTTAAACCGCTTTCTACTACTGCTGATTGTAATTTAAAGTTAAACCGGTCTTCCATTATTTCTGTTGGAACCGACTTAATAGCTACAGATTTACCAGAATTTTTAGTGCTGGCCTGGGCCAAAGGTAATTTAGCGCCATCCGGAATGTTGTTCAGGGTGTAAAACGCGTTCGTGTGTAACAGCGGCGAAGATTTCTCTTTATCCCGTATACCTTCTAAAGAGATGTTGTGTACGTAGGCTTCCCGTAAACCATCCACAATAATGCGGGCTTTCATGCCATCTTCCGATACTTTAACGCCTTTTACTTTTGGATTCTCGATGTTTACCGGTGGGCTACCATATACCGGGTGGTATTTATAGGTAAAGCTTTCTACGGCGTAAGAAGCCAAATCTTCGGCAGAGCTACGGTCAACGGGTTTGGTAAATTCAATTTCAAAACCATCGGGCATCGCGCGTACATTCAGCATTTCGAAAGGAACCTGGTTGTTGTACACTAAACGCTGCAAGCCTTGGTTTTCTTCCCCGGCAGAACCCCAACCGCGGTTGGTTTCACCTACGAACAAAGAGTTATCCGGGCCCCAGGCCATCCGCATTACGCCAGATTGAAAATCGTTCCGGAACTCGATGGCTGCACCCTGGAATTCGCCTTTTACTTTTTCCAGCATTACCCGCGAAATTTTACTTTGTCCCTGGTCGCCAACTAACAACTGACCGGCAAACGGGCCGAATGCTCCTTCCGGAATTTTAACGATTTCAGAGTTAGAGATACCCAGAATAGTGTGCGGCAATACTACGGCTTGTAACTGCAGTTGTGGGAAGTCCTTTTTTAAATCAGCTTTCGTTACAAATTTTTCATTTACTACGTTTTCTGGTTTAATAGCCCGGTCGTTCGCATCGCGTTTATCACGCGGATCTAATTTGGCGTTAAATTGCTCGGTAGTATATTTTACCGGGGATCCGGGTAAGTTGGTCCATTTTAAACCAGCAGGGTGGCCTGCAAAAATACCTTTTTTTACGTGCCAAATACCACCAGAACCTACGTATTCGCCTTGGTTATCGGAGTAGAACAACTCACCGTCGATCATGCCTAAACCAGCCGGTGAACGCATACCGGTAGCCCAAGGCTCTACTTTACCATCCGGGCTGATTTTTAAAGTCCAGCCGCGCCATGGCACCCGGCTTTCGCCCCGCCACCATTGCTCGTCGCCGAAGGCCACGTTACCCGTTACGAAAAACGAACCATCCGGCGCAATTTTTGGCCCGAAAGAATACTCGTGGTAGTGACCCGATAAAGGCCAGGCGTAAACGGTTTCGAATACATCGGCTTTGCCGTCTTTGTTGGTATCTACTAATTTGGTAAGCTCACCGCGTTGGGCACAGTAAAGGGCTCCGTCTTTATAAGCTAAACCTAATACTTCGTGTAACCCAGAAGCAAACTTGCGGAAATAAGGCCGGGCGCTGGTGGGGTTTTCCACGATAAAAATATCGCCGCGGCGGGTAGAAATACCCAGATCGCCGTTCGGCAACATGGTTAAACCACCTACTTCCAGAATAGTACCTTCGGGAGCAGATACTTTTACAATTTTATAAAAATCTTCTTCTTTAGGGGCATTTTGGGCTTGGGCCGAAGAAACACCAGCTAAAGAAAAAGCGCCCAGCAACAACGGCAGGGCCGTGCGGCGCAAAAATTTGTTTCGGATATATTTACTAGAATATTTCATGAATTCAAAAAATTAAAAAACTAGAACAGGATGGAATAGCCTACTTTTCCTTTTACCGGCACTACTAATTCTTTGCGGCCATCGGCATCGCGTACTACTGGTTTTGTTCCTTTAGCATCATCTAAACGCAGGTAATAAGCTTTACCATCTACCACGTAAGCGCCATTGGATTTATCTTCTTCAATAGAACTACCTTCGGCTAAGCGGGCATATAAATCGCCACCAGCCGGATTTTGCACGGTAATTTCCCGGTGAATTCCTTGACCATTATCCAGTACCCGGATAGCATCCAATACAGTAGCGCCGTAGATGCGGTAGGTAAAAGTAGGTTGGTCATTTTCGTCGAGAGTATAGCCTTTCGGACGGAAGCTGGTGCCGGCACTATCAGCCATCCAGGCAGCTTGCGCTGAACCTAATTTAGCTAAAGCAAACTTGGGCAAACCAAAACGCTGCACCATGCCGGCAGGGCGCGAAGATCCGTCGCCGCGATCGTGCCACATGGGAGTTGCATCTAAGAAGTTGCCGCGCCACACCTGGATTACAGCACCTTTGTCAAGGTCGTAGGTATAATGTACTTTTTGCGGACTACCTACCGATACGGCATGTACCACGCGGGTACGCGGCTGGCCCGGAATATCCATAAAGCTGCGCAAAATGGTGTTGGTGGGGGCTTCTACCAGAATAGGATCTACCGGATTGTTTCTCCGGGAGTTTGCCTGCTCCTGCGGAGCGGCTGGTAAGTTGGAAATAGAGATATTCCGGAAAGCAATAGCCCCATGATCGCCCTGGAAGCGTAAAGGACCGGTGGCTTTTTCATCGTTCGCTACGGCACCACGGGTTGGGCCCAGTAACTCCAGGTTTTCGTGAATTAGTACACCATTTAATTCTACGCTCAACATGCGTGCATTTTGGATTTTTTTGCCGCTGCCGTCAAACTTTGGAGCTTGAAACGCTACTTTCATGTGCTGCCATAAGCCGGGAGCCCGGCTGGCATTCTGGCGGGG
The sequence above is a segment of the Adhaeribacter swui genome. Coding sequences within it:
- a CDS encoding 3-keto-disaccharide hydrolase; this encodes MTITISVKSMRNKAALFCAGFLAPLYLQAQTAATSPAGSMPLTDLSAFKNPGKTWQIVGDVSANLGKDNNLSTSKGTNVLVNLPDKKNHGADLYTTAEHGDALLEFDYMMAKGSNSGVYLQGRYELQLLDSWNVKTPKASDNGGIYERWDDSKPEGQKGYEGYPPRQNASRAPGLWQHMKVAFQAPKFDGSGKKIQNARMLSVELNGVLIHENLELLGPTRGAVANDEKATGPLRFQGDHGAIAFRNISISNLPAAPQEQANSRRNNPVDPILVEAPTNTILRSFMDIPGQPRTRVVHAVSVGSPQKVHYTYDLDKGAVIQVWRGNFLDATPMWHDRGDGSSRPAGMVQRFGLPKFALAKLGSAQAAWMADSAGTSFRPKGYTLDENDQPTFTYRIYGATVLDAIRVLDNGQGIHREITVQNPAGGDLYARLAEGSSIEEDKSNGAYVVDGKAYYLRLDDAKGTKPVVRDADGRKELVVPVKGKVGYSILF
- a CDS encoding c-type cytochrome, translating into MKYSSKYIRNKFLRRTALPLLLGAFSLAGVSSAQAQNAPKEEDFYKIVKVSAPEGTILEVGGLTMLPNGDLGISTRRGDIFIVENPTSARPYFRKFASGLHEVLGLAYKDGALYCAQRGELTKLVDTNKDGKADVFETVYAWPLSGHYHEYSFGPKIAPDGSFFVTGNVAFGDEQWWRGESRVPWRGWTLKISPDGKVEPWATGMRSPAGLGMIDGELFYSDNQGEYVGSGGIWHVKKGIFAGHPAGLKWTNLPGSPVKYTTEQFNAKLDPRDKRDANDRAIKPENVVNEKFVTKADLKKDFPQLQLQAVVLPHTILGISNSEIVKIPEGAFGPFAGQLLVGDQGQSKISRVMLEKVKGEFQGAAIEFRNDFQSGVMRMAWGPDNSLFVGETNRGWGSAGEENQGLQRLVYNNQVPFEMLNVRAMPDGFEIEFTKPVDRSSAEDLASYAVESFTYKYHPVYGSPPVNIENPKVKGVKVSEDGMKARIIVDGLREAYVHNISLEGIRDKEKSSPLLHTNAFYTLNNIPDGAKLPLAQASTKNSGKSVAIKSVPTEIMEDRFNFKLQSAVVESGLKNNNKTAAKGGAKGSAKGTGIVAKGSVPAQQVLTYDQIKPILQKNNCLACHNPDKRQVGPAYKDVAKRKYTNERIVKLIHNPEPQNWPEYATEMPPMPQVSRGDALKIAAWINSLDGGSNESASKAAVKNPDDPNN
- a CDS encoding 3-keto-disaccharide hydrolase produces the protein MKKLISVLFFLNIFFFAQAQEGTKTHPNTKKAGWRDLFQPDLTNAIKPDNVWSFENGVLTATEDNSIWSNKEYNDFILDLEFKTANGTNSGVVVHASDIENWIPNSVEIQIADDYSEEWSKAPKTWQCGAIFGRLAPKKSNVKKPGEWNHYTVTCKGKKIWVILNGELVNEIDMNQWTDAKKNPDGSDIPAWLNKPLATLPLKGYVGLQGKHAGAPIYFRNVKIKEL
- a CDS encoding porin family protein, encoding MVHVFRLLLICKKCWFVLILLTAFLKNESAAQIQDTVVIQKKFIPSTSVGFKAGYNLSQISFSPPINQDFTRSITAGLILNHFAQPYAGIQVELNYLQAGWTLSENGDSRRFNYLEVPVFTHIQIGKKNGAFLLNLGPYISFLISKRDSLLLPETANTNQTKLIPNRLQYGLAFGLGYLQKTAVGNFQFEARFAYGLGNVLTPATSPNQAITACIGYLLERKRKK